From a region of the Rouxiella sp. S1S-2 genome:
- the sctE gene encoding type III secretion system translocon subunit SctE yields MTITLDRSFGNTAVAEDSIHSAAEVSLQQLTKITQTTSNVSAVFSAATSAAISALATPRLAGSIVPRKAAEDALERVMGALAQASNDPEKASADPEKVGLNLKLDTITKMPMDSMFMASTLLSNEILGNTVTSKCEVMKILTDKQERVRAEQLEDRKAQMAANLEQQDKAKKAGIISVVMDWVVAAVEVVTGVVKIVGGAMSGNPMMVAGGAMDLLAGCAGVVKAVANTLALVDPDNAEKYHDMAAKAGHVQMGFEIAGAMVDITSAVKNAIVAKIMPNVTKKVMQEGGEAIMNTAIKEGAKSATKAGGQEIIAAAATEIAKKVAAESAQLITTQLAKQTFNVGQKAGGSFIKKICTSKMVKTFSEEGVEKMVKESLESVGKKALKEGKDAATQKVTDQVLATLRNTVQKEAFKCAPAISGVVKTALGMTKGAQSLGTGIIDVQRAKIQKRIDTLIVDQQWNQMIFDLYDDAKKKAIDRVRELQQGQSSIIEEGVQTLNTVGITHAQLASSMV; encoded by the coding sequence ATGACAATTACCCTCGATCGTTCCTTTGGCAACACCGCTGTTGCTGAAGACAGCATTCACTCCGCTGCTGAGGTTTCGCTGCAGCAGCTGACAAAAATCACTCAAACCACGTCAAACGTGTCAGCCGTGTTTTCTGCGGCGACCAGCGCCGCAATTTCTGCGCTGGCAACACCGCGGCTAGCGGGCAGCATTGTTCCACGCAAGGCCGCCGAAGACGCTTTGGAAAGAGTCATGGGCGCTTTGGCACAGGCCAGTAATGACCCGGAAAAAGCCAGCGCTGACCCTGAAAAAGTAGGGCTAAATCTTAAACTCGATACCATCACCAAGATGCCGATGGACTCGATGTTTATGGCTTCTACGCTGCTGTCGAATGAAATTTTGGGCAATACGGTGACCTCAAAATGCGAAGTGATGAAGATCCTCACCGACAAGCAGGAAAGAGTGCGTGCTGAACAGCTCGAAGACCGCAAGGCGCAGATGGCCGCTAATCTTGAACAGCAGGATAAGGCCAAGAAAGCCGGCATTATCAGCGTGGTCATGGACTGGGTTGTGGCGGCGGTAGAAGTGGTTACCGGCGTGGTTAAAATCGTGGGTGGTGCGATGAGCGGCAATCCGATGATGGTTGCGGGCGGCGCGATGGACCTGCTTGCAGGCTGTGCCGGGGTGGTTAAAGCGGTTGCCAATACGCTGGCGCTGGTCGACCCGGATAATGCCGAAAAATATCACGATATGGCTGCAAAAGCCGGTCATGTGCAGATGGGCTTTGAAATTGCCGGTGCAATGGTCGATATCACCAGCGCGGTTAAAAATGCGATCGTCGCCAAAATCATGCCAAACGTCACCAAAAAAGTCATGCAAGAGGGCGGTGAGGCCATCATGAACACCGCTATCAAAGAAGGCGCCAAGTCGGCCACTAAAGCCGGAGGTCAGGAGATTATAGCCGCTGCCGCGACAGAGATTGCCAAAAAGGTCGCCGCAGAAAGTGCTCAGCTGATCACCACCCAGCTGGCTAAACAGACCTTCAATGTTGGACAGAAAGCCGGTGGAAGTTTTATTAAGAAAATCTGTACCAGCAAGATGGTGAAAACCTTCAGTGAAGAAGGTGTAGAAAAAATGGTCAAAGAAAGCCTGGAAAGTGTCGGTAAAAAAGCGCTTAAAGAAGGCAAAGATGCGGCGACCCAAAAAGTCACTGACCAAGTGCTGGCTACTCTGCGTAACACGGTGCAGAAAGAGGCCTTTAAGTGCGCACCTGCCATCAGCGGTGTAGTGAAAACTGCTCTGGGGATGACTAAGGGTGCACAGTCCCTGGGCACCGGCATCATCGACGTTCAGCGCGCCAAGATTCAGAAGAGGATTGACACGCTTATCGTTGACCAGCAGTGGAACCAGATGATCTTCGATCTATATGACGACGCCAAGAAAAAGGCTATCGACAGAGTGCGCGAACTTCAGCAAGGCCAGTCCTCTATCATTGAAGAAGGGGTTCAGACGTTGAACACTGTGGGTATTACGCACGCGCAGTTAGCTTCATCTATGGTGTAA
- a CDS encoding SycD/LcrH family type III secretion system chaperone, whose translation MLENSFDLQNASDSDVLQHFFTRGGSLRMISDVADEDLQSLEAYASQLFSSSNFGAARNIYLLLSTLDHWNIEYLLALGLCHQRLKDHGEAISCFTRVATLKIDDPRSAFFTALSLQYMGCEEQSVKALNASIMWCGEQTQYQAIKDSAKRMLTPNKEEIS comes from the coding sequence ATGTTAGAAAATAGTTTTGATTTGCAGAACGCCAGCGACAGCGACGTTCTCCAGCACTTCTTTACGCGCGGGGGTTCACTGCGCATGATTTCAGACGTGGCTGATGAGGATCTTCAAAGTCTCGAGGCTTATGCAAGTCAGTTGTTTAGCTCCAGTAACTTTGGCGCAGCGCGCAATATTTATCTGCTGCTCAGCACGCTGGATCATTGGAATATCGAATACCTGCTGGCATTAGGACTATGCCATCAACGCCTTAAAGACCACGGCGAGGCGATTAGCTGTTTTACTCGCGTCGCGACGCTAAAAATAGACGATCCCCGTAGCGCATTTTTTACGGCGCTCAGCCTGCAGTATATGGGATGTGAAGAACAGTCAGTTAAGGCACTAAACGCCTCCATTATGTGGTGCGGCGAACAAACTCAATATCAGGCAATTAAGGACAGCGCAAAAAGGATGCTGACCCCTAACAAGGAAGAAATATCATGA
- a CDS encoding AraC family transcriptional regulator: MPAIRFIVTKSAISFSHKGELHDFPANSLIITDNHAKMVRKIESSNTIIIDFFCADLQQLYSSVTELLDSNVQQTLSQELIKTVGAERVVIEVLYSLATLSADSFLQFCYTYCLTRERAYFSALLRQRISGNKEFCHFIEENFLQQWTISQIAENLDLPLRKFNQLFQDTYGKPAKRWLLERRLEHAKNLLITTPLRVIDIALECGFSNHAHFTDTFRRHYSCNPKQVREYKRQDSVNELRM, encoded by the coding sequence ATGCCAGCAATAAGATTTATCGTAACGAAAAGCGCGATATCTTTTTCGCATAAAGGGGAGTTGCATGATTTTCCGGCTAACAGCCTGATAATTACTGACAATCACGCTAAAATGGTCCGTAAAATCGAAAGTTCCAATACAATTATTATCGATTTTTTTTGTGCTGACCTGCAGCAACTTTATTCATCAGTAACAGAATTGCTTGATTCAAACGTACAACAAACACTGAGTCAGGAACTCATTAAAACGGTGGGTGCGGAACGCGTTGTTATAGAGGTGCTCTATTCGCTCGCGACTTTATCCGCAGACAGTTTTCTTCAATTTTGTTACACCTATTGCCTGACCCGCGAAAGAGCCTATTTCTCAGCGCTATTACGCCAGCGAATTTCAGGTAATAAAGAGTTTTGTCATTTTATTGAAGAAAACTTTCTTCAGCAGTGGACCATTTCGCAAATAGCCGAAAACTTAGATTTACCTTTACGTAAATTCAACCAGCTATTTCAGGACACCTACGGTAAACCAGCCAAACGCTGGCTATTAGAGCGCAGGCTCGAACATGCCAAAAATCTGCTGATTACCACCCCGCTACGCGTTATTGATATCGCGCTGGAGTGCGGTTTTTCGAATCATGCCCATTTTACCGATACGTTTCGTCGCCACTACAGCTGTAATCCGAAACAGGTGCGGGAATATAAACGTCAAGACAGTGTTAACGAATTAAGAATGTGA
- the sctF gene encoding type III secretion system needle filament subunit SctF: MDIEAVTNQLSQLVESAGNEVQSKVTATDMNDPAQMLKAQFAIQQYSIFVSYESAVMKAVKDMLSGIIQKI; the protein is encoded by the coding sequence ATGGATATTGAAGCAGTAACTAATCAGCTTTCGCAACTGGTAGAAAGTGCAGGTAATGAAGTTCAGTCGAAAGTGACTGCCACCGACATGAATGATCCCGCCCAAATGCTGAAAGCACAGTTTGCGATTCAGCAATACTCGATTTTCGTCAGCTATGAGAGTGCCGTTATGAAGGCTGTCAAAGATATGCTTTCGGGGATAATTCAAAAAATATGA
- a CDS encoding EscG/YscG/SsaH family type III secretion system needle protein co-chaperone: MIPLDASLRRLMVETSLMAVNHGFHTQARTLLAALPQLSENHEAVKIIKATLLIGLGESQAAALTLKGNASPDAEILRRLITSGALTH; the protein is encoded by the coding sequence ATGATCCCGCTTGATGCATCACTCCGCCGACTGATGGTTGAAACCAGCCTGATGGCGGTCAATCACGGCTTTCATACGCAGGCGCGTACCCTTTTGGCCGCACTGCCGCAGCTTAGCGAAAATCATGAGGCAGTGAAAATTATTAAAGCGACGCTGCTGATTGGACTTGGAGAAAGCCAGGCCGCCGCGTTGACTTTGAAAGGCAATGCCTCGCCGGATGCCGAAATATTGCGCCGCCTGATAACCAGCGGTGCACTCACGCACTGA
- the sctI gene encoding type III secretion system inner rod subunit SctI: MEITAATLNTVNTSLDATQPVSAVPEAADIEAFTRALFGKENSTPEEMAASALQDKSATFAQAKSNSRATSEVIDSPELMMKVQSTMSRQILEVDLLAKVTGSLSQGINKLTSMQ; the protein is encoded by the coding sequence ATGGAAATCACCGCCGCCACACTCAATACCGTAAACACCAGCCTTGATGCCACACAACCCGTGTCTGCCGTGCCAGAAGCCGCAGATATCGAAGCATTTACTCGCGCGCTGTTTGGCAAGGAAAATTCAACGCCGGAAGAAATGGCCGCGAGCGCATTACAGGATAAAAGTGCCACCTTTGCTCAGGCAAAGTCGAACTCACGTGCAACCAGTGAAGTGATTGATAGTCCCGAATTGATGATGAAAGTTCAGTCGACCATGTCCAGGCAAATCCTCGAGGTGGACCTGCTTGCGAAAGTTACAGGCTCACTTTCACAGGGTATTAACAAGCTGACGAGCATGCAATGA
- the sctJ gene encoding type III secretion system inner membrane ring lipoprotein SctJ translates to MKGYFGRYVLLSLLALCLTGCKVDLYSGLTEADANQMLALLMLRNIDSEKQVVKENNVTVRVEQSQFVDAVEVLRQHGLPAKPTDSMNEIFPAGQLVTSPVQEQAKINYLKEQLLEKMLRAMDGVVSAQVSIAESISSNRRDVPIPSASVFIKFSPGINMFSREGDIRNLIFKGVPNMRAENISVVLQSTDYRYQRPPAVVEKSTLRKWAPWIGVIFTLLAAAGAFIWLAYRRRMKTA, encoded by the coding sequence ATGAAAGGTTATTTCGGCCGCTATGTCCTGCTCTCTCTCCTGGCGCTGTGCCTGACCGGCTGTAAGGTCGATCTCTACAGTGGTCTGACAGAAGCCGATGCGAATCAGATGCTGGCCCTGCTGATGCTGCGTAATATTGACAGTGAAAAGCAGGTGGTAAAAGAAAATAACGTGACGGTTAGAGTCGAACAATCGCAGTTCGTTGACGCCGTAGAGGTATTGCGCCAGCACGGGTTGCCCGCTAAACCGACCGACAGTATGAATGAGATATTCCCGGCGGGCCAGCTCGTTACCTCACCCGTTCAGGAGCAGGCGAAGATAAACTATCTCAAAGAACAGCTGCTGGAGAAAATGCTGCGGGCAATGGACGGCGTCGTGAGTGCTCAGGTGTCGATAGCGGAAAGTATTTCCAGTAATCGTCGTGATGTACCTATTCCCTCTGCCTCAGTGTTTATAAAATTTTCGCCCGGGATCAATATGTTCAGTCGCGAAGGCGATATCAGAAACCTGATATTTAAGGGCGTGCCCAACATGCGGGCCGAAAACATCTCCGTGGTCCTGCAGTCCACCGATTATCGCTATCAGCGTCCGCCAGCGGTTGTTGAAAAGTCCACGCTGCGTAAATGGGCGCCGTGGATTGGGGTGATATTTACACTGTTGGCCGCAGCGGGTGCCTTCATTTGGCTGGCATACCGTCGCCGGATGAAAACAGCATGA
- a CDS encoding type III secretion system domain-containing protein: MSNTLSEPLKRLHQLAWQGGKWMDDGWWTSLSLAAWQNSYQQHPRIRPLLDRLIAARRGFPLSQLPAALTLEQQKLLQLTDRLPRLCTALGLLAISCPDYLMMGSYRRVLSETLGARGCDQLLALGAFTSPQPASLSPEDLVDHAQETGSAWLRTAADHCEVCNALQFLLTPGSCETVPTLGSPVPWLLRIGRFI, translated from the coding sequence ATGAGCAATACTCTCTCCGAGCCGCTAAAACGCCTGCATCAGCTCGCCTGGCAAGGGGGGAAATGGATGGACGACGGCTGGTGGACTTCTCTGTCGCTGGCCGCCTGGCAAAATAGTTACCAGCAGCATCCACGTATTCGCCCGCTGCTTGACCGGCTTATTGCCGCACGTCGGGGGTTTCCGCTAAGCCAACTTCCTGCGGCTCTGACCCTCGAGCAGCAAAAATTACTCCAGCTGACTGACCGCCTCCCCCGCCTTTGCACCGCGCTGGGATTGCTGGCGATATCCTGTCCAGACTATTTGATGATGGGCAGTTATCGACGTGTACTCTCAGAGACGCTGGGCGCACGCGGCTGCGATCAGCTGTTGGCGCTGGGAGCGTTTACTTCGCCACAGCCCGCCAGCCTGAGTCCAGAAGACTTGGTTGATCATGCGCAGGAAACAGGCAGCGCGTGGTTGCGCACGGCGGCAGACCACTGTGAGGTCTGTAATGCCCTGCAATTTCTCCTCACACCGGGTTCCTGCGAAACCGTGCCGACATTAGGCTCGCCGGTGCCCTGGTTACTGCGTATAGGACGTTTCATATGA
- the sctW gene encoding type III secretion system gatekeeper subunit SctW, with amino-acid sequence MQIKIDSSAVRSPVHTPPNATAHAINHSPLRAANIKATQISPANSALELAKYALEPEFMEMEGAFPTDEAMYETQENIGFTIGSSPGRGRGGSSGPGGSDRSRPRSMVQRLAKQAGDVSDDQIKDLRSRIGSVEESDEVDDLLNSMKRNDLDAGEIALMLGSMLNEENISPARRKKLQQALNKAMEDEDWLLQLFGSLEFGNLNRAALGELRRLYQKAADRQSGLNYWFSQFSKLKDRKRKMKTLIRALAFELSAESGVSDIRLAAVVTDLKRILQFMTIEDHSQRMANELKYPEVTGDRITEELLEIVEQSWVYSDWLYDRASKLLPDGQCQHGYARRMVGLVKMLPELCFEDLEQRETVLQAFSEYQERLADEE; translated from the coding sequence ATGCAGATTAAGATTGACTCTTCCGCTGTCCGTTCACCGGTTCACACCCCGCCAAACGCGACTGCACATGCCATTAATCATTCCCCGTTAAGAGCCGCCAACATCAAGGCGACGCAAATCTCTCCGGCAAATTCAGCACTGGAGCTGGCGAAATACGCGCTTGAGCCGGAATTTATGGAAATGGAAGGCGCGTTTCCTACCGATGAAGCCATGTACGAGACACAGGAAAACATCGGTTTCACCATCGGCTCATCACCGGGCAGAGGACGCGGCGGTTCAAGCGGGCCGGGAGGTTCCGACCGTTCGAGACCGCGCAGCATGGTACAAAGACTCGCTAAACAAGCCGGCGATGTTAGCGATGACCAGATTAAAGACTTACGCAGTCGTATTGGCAGCGTTGAAGAATCGGACGAAGTTGATGACCTCCTCAACTCAATGAAGCGCAACGATCTCGACGCGGGTGAAATAGCCTTGATGCTTGGCAGCATGCTCAATGAGGAAAATATTTCTCCTGCGCGACGTAAAAAACTGCAACAGGCCTTGAATAAGGCGATGGAAGACGAAGACTGGCTGCTGCAACTGTTCGGCAGTCTTGAATTTGGCAACCTTAACCGTGCTGCACTGGGTGAACTGCGCCGTCTTTATCAGAAGGCCGCCGACCGTCAGTCTGGTCTCAATTACTGGTTCTCTCAGTTTAGCAAGTTGAAGGATCGTAAGCGTAAAATGAAGACGCTAATCCGCGCCCTCGCCTTCGAGCTTTCAGCCGAGAGCGGCGTAAGCGATATTCGCCTTGCCGCCGTCGTCACCGACCTAAAGCGCATTTTACAGTTCATGACCATCGAGGATCACAGCCAGAGAATGGCCAACGAATTGAAATATCCTGAGGTCACCGGCGATCGCATTACCGAAGAACTGCTGGAGATTGTTGAGCAATCTTGGGTTTACAGCGACTGGCTGTACGACAGAGCCAGTAAACTGTTACCCGATGGGCAATGCCAGCATGGCTATGCACGACGCATGGTTGGACTGGTCAAAATGCTGCCAGAGTTATGTTTCGAAGACTTAGAGCAACGCGAAACCGTGCTTCAGGCATTTAGTGAATATCAGGAACGCCTGGCGGACGAAGAATAA
- a CDS encoding glutathione S-transferase family protein, producing MYQLYYCRGKASLTPHMLLEELNVPYALVPVDVNNNQHKSPAYLTLNPAGKIPLLIDNGVVISETAAICLYLIDKHPEKNLAPTVGTVERAEFYKWLIYLTNTLQTELMIYFRPQKYSLIDDVNIKHNAYRNIAAMLDIIEDALVANHAENKGPYLLGEKCSAVDLFILMLARWTRDFASPARARLRFSEYLQRVSSRPAVLRTFEAEEIHSPYY from the coding sequence ATGTATCAACTCTATTATTGCCGTGGAAAAGCCAGCCTGACGCCGCATATGCTGCTTGAAGAACTTAACGTTCCCTATGCGTTGGTGCCTGTAGACGTAAACAACAACCAGCATAAAAGTCCGGCGTATTTAACGCTTAACCCTGCGGGGAAAATTCCTCTGCTGATCGATAACGGCGTGGTTATTTCTGAAACAGCGGCTATTTGCCTCTACCTAATTGATAAACACCCTGAGAAAAATCTTGCCCCGACGGTCGGCACCGTTGAGCGTGCAGAGTTTTATAAATGGCTAATTTATCTCACCAATACACTGCAAACCGAGCTGATGATTTATTTCCGTCCGCAGAAATACAGCCTGATTGATGATGTCAACATCAAGCACAACGCCTACAGGAATATTGCCGCTATGCTCGATATTATCGAGGATGCGCTGGTGGCAAATCACGCAGAAAATAAAGGGCCATATTTACTGGGGGAAAAATGTAGCGCAGTGGATCTGTTTATTTTAATGCTTGCCCGTTGGACCCGCGATTTTGCCTCTCCGGCACGTGCAAGGCTTCGCTTTAGTGAATATTTACAGCGGGTATCAAGCCGACCGGCGGTGTTACGTACTTTTGAGGCTGAAGAGATTCATTCTCCTTATTATTAG
- a CDS encoding bifunctional 2-polyprenyl-6-hydroxyphenol methylase/3-demethylubiquinol 3-O-methyltransferase UbiG, translating into MDLKTLTTYDQNAEHYAQEWESQPAGNDLRETVKKFFTQGPTIDVGCGSGRDAAWLCANGYPTLGVDASTGLLNQAHALHPELILVHSALPALPGIEEQCYENVLCETVIMHLPVDLIESSVQKLLMLLKRQGILYLSWRVTEHQDRRDEKGRLYASFDERVVINGLVGAQLLMDEKVVSESSGKIIRRIVVRKD; encoded by the coding sequence ATGGATTTAAAAACGCTTACTACTTACGACCAGAACGCCGAACACTATGCGCAGGAATGGGAGTCTCAACCCGCAGGCAATGACCTGAGGGAAACGGTTAAAAAATTCTTCACTCAAGGGCCAACCATCGACGTTGGCTGTGGCAGTGGCCGAGACGCCGCCTGGCTTTGCGCTAATGGCTACCCCACCCTTGGCGTTGACGCCTCTACAGGTTTATTAAATCAGGCCCACGCACTGCATCCGGAGCTTATCCTTGTTCATTCGGCACTGCCGGCGTTACCGGGTATTGAAGAGCAATGCTATGAAAATGTGCTGTGTGAAACGGTGATTATGCACTTGCCGGTTGATCTTATTGAGTCTTCTGTGCAAAAACTGCTGATGCTGCTCAAGCGTCAGGGCATACTCTATTTAAGCTGGCGGGTGACCGAACACCAAGATAGGCGCGACGAGAAAGGCCGGCTGTATGCGTCTTTTGATGAAAGAGTGGTGATCAACGGACTGGTCGGCGCACAGCTGTTGATGGATGAGAAAGTGGTGAGCGAATCTTCAGGGAAAATCATTCGCCGCATTGTGGTCAGAAAAGATTGA
- a CDS encoding isochorismatase family protein, protein MQENTSSNQALLVIDMQIGQCSLEPLPFGREALLSNINQLIDHFHQHRRPVFFVRHAGPPGSPYAAGEAVWNVVPELNRDAERDIFIDKSRASCFDGTPLAELLHQQQIDQAVIVGLKTQYCVDTACRSALALGIKPILIADAHSCINTPQLSAADIIAHHNACLNGPIARVMNTAEFCQSER, encoded by the coding sequence ATGCAGGAAAATACTTCGTCAAATCAGGCATTGCTGGTCATCGATATGCAAATCGGTCAATGTTCGCTGGAGCCACTGCCCTTTGGCCGCGAGGCACTGCTGAGCAACATTAATCAGCTCATTGATCATTTTCATCAGCACCGTCGCCCGGTGTTTTTTGTGCGCCATGCCGGTCCCCCAGGCTCGCCTTACGCGGCCGGGGAGGCTGTCTGGAATGTGGTTCCCGAGTTGAACAGGGATGCCGAGCGCGATATTTTCATTGATAAAAGCCGCGCCAGCTGCTTTGACGGCACACCTCTGGCAGAGTTACTTCACCAACAGCAGATTGACCAGGCAGTGATTGTTGGCCTCAAAACCCAATACTGCGTTGACACTGCCTGTCGCTCAGCGTTGGCTTTGGGGATTAAGCCTATTTTAATCGCCGATGCGCACAGCTGTATTAATACTCCCCAGCTTTCTGCTGCCGATATTATTGCCCACCACAATGCCTGTCTAAATGGCCCGATAGCGCGTGTAATGAACACTGCCGAGTTTTGTCAATCTGAACGTTAA
- the ybjG gene encoding undecaprenyl-diphosphate phosphatase produces the protein MEQLNHMLFTWINATPDSPKWLLDIALFLANDMIFIVPVLIIGLWLWGRHHHIAFQRELVSKTAIALIFAMTCAKTLSELFPHARPFVEGFGFNFLHHSPDSSFPSDHGTAIFTFALAFLFWHRLWSGLVLLVIGIGIAWSRVYVGVHWPMDMLGGFLVGMLGCLFSQLVWNLFGAQIGSVLEKIYRFSFALPIRKGWVQE, from the coding sequence ATGGAACAGCTTAACCACATGCTGTTTACCTGGATTAATGCGACGCCAGATTCGCCAAAGTGGCTGCTGGACATTGCGTTATTCCTGGCAAACGACATGATTTTTATCGTACCAGTGTTAATTATTGGGCTTTGGCTTTGGGGCCGTCATCATCACATTGCTTTTCAACGTGAGCTGGTCAGCAAAACGGCGATAGCGCTGATTTTTGCCATGACTTGCGCCAAGACATTATCCGAGCTATTCCCCCACGCCCGCCCGTTCGTAGAAGGTTTTGGCTTTAATTTCCTGCATCACAGTCCGGACAGCTCCTTTCCGAGCGACCACGGCACGGCGATTTTCACCTTTGCCCTCGCCTTCCTGTTTTGGCATCGTCTGTGGTCAGGTTTAGTGCTGCTGGTTATCGGCATTGGCATTGCGTGGTCACGCGTTTATGTGGGCGTTCACTGGCCAATGGATATGCTGGGTGGTTTTCTGGTGGGTATGCTCGGCTGCCTTTTCTCGCAACTGGTCTGGAACCTGTTTGGTGCGCAAATCGGCTCCGTGCTCGAAAAAATTTATCGCTTTAGTTTTGCTCTGCCCATTCGCAAAGGCTGGGTTCAGGAATAA
- a CDS encoding serine hydrolase — protein sequence MTISFLSKRNLLCTFSGTVLLLTFPAAHADTAPAKAVELAAPSTTTPGAPAAPQINAKSWVLMDYGSGKIIAESQPDARLDPASLSKIMVSYVVGQALKSGKIHESDIVTVGKDAWATGNPVLRGSSLMFLKPGDQVPVSELNKGVVIQSGNDASIALADYVAGSQDAFVGLMNRYSSQLNLTNTQFKTVHGLDSDGQYTSARDMALLSRALIHDTPDEYAMNKEKEFTFNRIRQVNRNRLLWSTNLNVDGIKTGYTSGAGYNLVSSAVDSTGMRLIAVVMGAPSDRVRFSESESLLTWGFRFYETITPIKAADAFTTQRVWFGADKTVPLGVAEDASLTFPKGQLKNLKASFTLTKPQLEAPITKNQVVGAINFSLDGKVIDSRPLVAKADVPEGGFFSRIWDFVMMKISGLFGSFFGKSG from the coding sequence ATGACAATCTCTTTCTTATCCAAACGGAACCTTCTTTGTACGTTCAGCGGCACCGTTTTACTGCTGACGTTTCCTGCTGCGCACGCTGATACCGCTCCGGCAAAAGCGGTCGAGCTGGCAGCCCCTTCAACTACGACTCCGGGCGCGCCAGCTGCCCCGCAAATTAACGCAAAATCTTGGGTGCTGATGGACTACGGCAGTGGGAAAATTATTGCCGAGTCACAGCCTGATGCGCGACTTGACCCTGCCAGCCTGTCAAAAATCATGGTCAGCTACGTGGTTGGCCAAGCGTTAAAATCAGGAAAAATTCACGAAAGCGATATTGTCACCGTCGGTAAAGACGCGTGGGCGACCGGCAATCCGGTGCTTCGTGGCTCATCGTTGATGTTCCTCAAGCCGGGCGATCAGGTTCCGGTATCAGAGTTGAACAAAGGCGTGGTTATTCAGTCAGGCAATGACGCCAGTATCGCGCTTGCCGACTACGTGGCCGGCAGCCAGGATGCCTTTGTTGGCCTGATGAATCGCTACTCTTCGCAGTTGAACCTGACCAATACCCAGTTTAAAACCGTTCACGGCCTCGACTCAGACGGTCAGTACACCTCAGCGCGAGATATGGCACTGCTTTCAAGAGCGCTTATCCACGATACTCCTGATGAATATGCGATGAACAAGGAAAAAGAGTTCACTTTTAATCGCATTCGTCAGGTTAACCGCAATCGCCTGCTGTGGAGCACTAATCTAAACGTTGACGGTATCAAGACCGGCTACACGTCTGGCGCAGGCTACAACCTGGTGTCGTCGGCAGTGGACTCCACCGGTATGCGGTTGATTGCTGTAGTAATGGGCGCACCGAGTGACCGTGTTCGTTTTAGCGAAAGTGAATCGCTGCTGACTTGGGGTTTCCGTTTCTATGAAACCATTACTCCCATTAAGGCCGCCGATGCCTTTACCACGCAGCGCGTTTGGTTTGGAGCGGATAAAACAGTCCCGCTTGGTGTAGCCGAAGACGCCTCATTGACCTTCCCGAAAGGCCAGCTTAAAAACCTGAAGGCGAGCTTTACGCTGACCAAGCCGCAGCTTGAGGCACCTATTACCAAGAATCAGGTGGTCGGCGCGATAAACTTCTCGCTGGATGGCAAAGTGATCGACAGCCGTCCGCTGGTGGCGAAAGCCGATGTCCCTGAGGGGGGGTTCTTTAGCCGCATTTGGGACTTCGTGATGATGAAAATAAGCGGTCTGTTTGGCAGTTTCTTTGGCAAATCAGGCTAA